Proteins from a single region of Choloepus didactylus isolate mChoDid1 chromosome 10, mChoDid1.pri, whole genome shotgun sequence:
- the LOC119505029 gene encoding BBSome-interacting protein 1-like, with protein sequence MLQCCSMKLISRVECRISPLPGQQLSHLGRLPSELYPILQNHCVQQLRYGRSESMFREVPKQGQLSVEDVTTMVLCKPKLLPLKSLTLEKLEKMQQAAQDTIRQQEMAEKEQQQITH encoded by the exons ATGTTGCAATGCTGCTCTATg AAATTAATATCAAGAGTGGAATGTAGAATCTCACCATTGCCCGGGCAACAGCTGAGCCATCTGGGAAGGCTTCCATCTGAACTGTATCCAATACTCCAAAATCACTGTGTCCAACAATTAAGATATGGCAGAAGTGAATCAATGTTCCGAGAAGTTCCAAAACAAGGGCAGTTGTCTGTAGAAGATGTAACCACAATGGTGCTGTGTAAACCCAAACTTTTACCCTTAAAATCTCTGACTCtagaaaaactggagaaaatgcAGCAAGCCGCACAGGATACAATTCGCCAACAAGAAATGGCAGAGAAGGAACAACAGCAAATAACCCACTGA